AGTATCGCAAGCGCACCATCGTCGCGGCCGTGCTGCTCACCGTGGCGATCATCGGGCTGTGGGCGGGCGCGGTCTACGAGCCGTCGGCGGTCATCCAGCTTGCGACGAAGGCCGGCATGACGAAGCCTGAAGCCGCGCGCATGGCGTCGATCGCAACGGGGTTGTTGTCCATCGGCACGATCATCGGCTGTCTCGCGCTGCCGCCGATGGCCGAGCGCATCGGCCGCCGCAAGACGCTCGCGGTGTACTTCGTCGGCATGGCGGTGTCGATTGCGCTGTCGTTCGGCTGGGCGTTCTATCTGAAGAACGGGCTCGTGCCGTTCATCGCGCTCTTGTTCGTGCTCGGCTTTTTCGGCGGCAATTTCGCGCTCTTCAGCCTCTGGCTGCCGGAGCAGTTCGAGACCCGCGTGCGCGCGACGGCATTTGCGTTCTGCACGTCGATCGGGCGTTTTTTCGGCGCGATCGTGAACTTCGGCATCGGCGCGATGGTGCTCAACATGAAGACACTCGGAGTGCCCATTGCGCTTACCGGAATTGCGTTCCTGATCGGCCTCGCGGTCATTCCGTTCGCGCCTGAAACGAAAGGCCACGAGTTGCCGAACTGACGCGCGCCACATGCGGTACTATCGCGGCGGCCCTCACGGGCCGCCGTTTTTTTATAGTCGGCAGCGCACGCGATAAGCCTTACGCTGACGTAAGCGTAGAGACGTGCTGCGCGCCGCGACCGGACAGTAACGCGACGTTACGATCTCGAACAACTGTCCGGCAAATCGTTCGTTATAGTCGATTCAACACAACAAACAACCCATCGAGGTGGGGCTTCACATGAACAAGGTTTCGAAGGCTTCCGTGGCATACGCGCTGGTGCTCGGCGGCTTGACGTTGTCCGGCGCGGCAATGGCCGGCGTGTCGGTGGGCGTGAACATCGGGATTCCCGCGCCCGTGTATGTTGCGCCTGCGCCGGTCTATGCGCCGCCGCCTCCGCCCGTGGTGTACGCGCCGCCGCCGCCGGTTTATGCGCAGCCGGCCGTCGTGATCGGCTGGCACGGCGATCGTTACTGGGACGGCCGTCGCTACTGGGATCGCGACGACTGGTATCGCTATCACGGGCACGGCAACGGCTACGGCTACGGCTACGGTCACGGCGAGCACGGACACGAAGACCACGGGCGTCACGGCTGGCACTGAAGCGAAACCGCTCGGCATAGCCTGTACCGAGAAGCCACTCGCGTGTAGCGAGTGGCTTTTTGTTTTGACGACCCCGGCGACTGCATGTAACGAAACGTAAGCTTTCCTCTGACCTAACGGCTCACGCGGCAGAAACTTACAAAGCAGAAACATGCCGGTGAAAGGTTTCCGTTATATTTTGTCGCACGCTAACAACGAGAATACGAGGATCAGCGCCATGAAACCTACGAGGCATTTGCTCGCCGCCGCGCTCTGCGTCGCGGCATGGTCGGCAGGCAGCGCGGCGCATGCGGCGGATGTGCACATCGGCGTGAATGTCGGGATTCCGGCGCCCGTGTACGTCGCGCCGACGCCGGTCTTTGCGCCGCCACCGCCGCCGGTTATCTATCAGCCCGCGCCGATGTACGCACCGCCCTTGGTGATCGGCTGGCACGGCAACCGGTATTGGGACGGACGACGCTATTGGAGCCGCAACGACTGGTACCGCCATCATGGCTATGGTCACGGCCCGCAGCCGGGGCGTGGCCATGGATATGAGCACGGACATGGGCACGGGAACGGTCACGGTCACGGCCACCATTGACTTCGCGTAGCGGCCGCCAAAAGACGAAAGGGCCGTTCCACGAAGGAACAGCCCCTTTATTAACGCGAATCAGCGCGATGCCGCGAGAGCGCTCACTCGCCGATGCCCGCCATCCCGCCGACGACCGCGTGGAACCCGGCATCGACATGCACGATTTCCGCGCTCACGCCGCCCGCCAGATCCGACAGCAGGAACGCGGCGACGTTGCCGACTTGTTCGATCGTCACGTTGCGCTTGAGCGGCGCGTTGTCTTCCACGAAATCGAGAATCTTCCCGAAGCCCTTGATGCCGCTTGCCGCGAGCGTCTTGATGGGGCCGGCCGAAATGCCGTTCACGCGCACGCCCTTTTTCCCGAGCGATGCCGCGAGGTAACGCACGCTCGCTTCGAGCGATGCCTTCGCGAGACCCATCGTGTTGTAGTTCGGAATCGCCCGTTCCGCGCCGAGATAGCTGAGCGTGAGCAGCGACGCGCTGTCCGAGAGCATGGAATGCGCGGCCTTCGCGAGTGCCGGGAAGCTGTACGCCGAGATGTCGTGCGCGATGCGGAAGTTTTCGCGCGTCATGCCTTCGAGGAAATCACCGGCAATCGCTTCGCGCGGCGCGAAGCCGATCGAATGCACGAGACCGTCGAGCGTGCCCCAGCGTTCCTTGAGCGAGGAGAAGAGCGACTCGATGTCGGCGTCGCTGCTCACATCGCACGGGTAGACCATGTCGCTGCCGAATTCGGTCGCGAATTCGGTGATGCGGTCCTTGAAACGCTCGCCGACATACGTGAACGCCAGTTCCGCGCCCTCGCGCTTGCAGGCCTCCGCGATGCCGTAAGCGATCGAGCGGTTCGACAGCAAGCCGGTCAGCAGAATTCGTTTTCCAGCGAGAAAGCCCATGAATGCTCCTTGAATGTCAATGTCACGCGAGGCTCGCAAGGCGTCTCGTTTGCGGGCTTCGCGTCGGGTGCGGCGCGCATCGGTTCGACGGGACGCGCGGGCATCGGAGAAGACGTCCGCTGTGCGCCAAACCGCATGGCGTTTTGATTGGGTAGAATTCTCTCACATCGCTAGAGCCGTCCGGCCGCTTCGCTCGGGTCCTGCGTCTCGCATTGCGTGAGCGCCGGGCCACTACTCATCTCGCAAGGAGCCTATGACCGGGCTGTCGACGTCTCGCTTGCCGTTCGCTTCATCGCCCGCGCGGGGCACGCGCCTCGCGCTCATGATCGCCGCATGCATCGCCTTCTCGCCGGGCAGCCCGGCGTTCGCCGCGCACGCTTACGCGCAGTACGGGGAGCCTAAGTATCCGCCGGACTTCAAGCACTTCGGTTACGTCAATCCCGACGCGCCGCGCGACGGCACACTGGTGCTCGCGAATCCGAGCCGCCTCACGAGCTTCGACAAGTTCAATCCGTTCACGCTGCGTGGCAATCCCGCGCCGGGCCTCGGGCTCATGTTCGAAAGCCTGACGACAGGAAGCTCAGACGAAGTGGCGAGCGCCTATTGCCTGCTCGCGGACAATATCGACGTCGCGCCGGACGGATTGTCGACGACCTTCCACATCAATCCGAAAGCGCGCTTCAATAACGGCGATGCGGTTACGGCCGAGGACGTCAAGTTCTCCTTCGAGACGCTGAAGAGTCCGAAGGCCGCGCCGCAATTTTCGGTGTACTTCGGGCAGATTGCGCGCGCGGTCGTCGTCGACCGGCTGACGATCCGCTTCGAATACAAAGTGGCGACGCGTGAAATGCCGCTGCTCGCGGGCGGCATTCCAGTGTTTTCGCGCAAATGGGGATTGAGGCCCGACGGCACGCGCATTCCGTTCGATCAACTGGCGTTCGAAAAGCCGATTGCGAGCGGCGACTATGTGATCGACTCGTTCGACAACGGCCGCACGATCACCTACAAGCGCGATCCGCACTACTGGGGCGCGGGGTTGCCGGTGCGCGTCGGCACGCACAACTTCGCGCGCATCGACTACAAGCTGTATTCGGACGCCACCGCGCGCCTCGAAGCGTTCAAGGCCGGC
This Caballeronia sp. LZ062 DNA region includes the following protein-coding sequences:
- the fabI gene encoding enoyl-ACP reductase FabI, with product MGFLAGKRILLTGLLSNRSIAYGIAEACKREGAELAFTYVGERFKDRITEFATEFGSDMVYPCDVSSDADIESLFSSLKERWGTLDGLVHSIGFAPREAIAGDFLEGMTRENFRIAHDISAYSFPALAKAAHSMLSDSASLLTLSYLGAERAIPNYNTMGLAKASLEASVRYLAASLGKKGVRVNGISAGPIKTLAASGIKGFGKILDFVEDNAPLKRNVTIEQVGNVAAFLLSDLAGGVSAEIVHVDAGFHAVVGGMAGIGE